The proteins below are encoded in one region of Candidatus Atribacteria bacterium ADurb.Bin276:
- the kduD_2 gene encoding 2-dehydro-3-deoxy-D-gluconate 5-dehydrogenase, with product MDYVPFNGNFSLERKVAVITGAAKGIGKAIALVFAQKGADLVLVDFDKEVDHILKKIEKLERRAVFVQGDITKSDTLQRILDVGLKEFGKIEILINNAGISRLDDAENLSEKDWDDVIAVNLTAQFRLAQIIGRQMIQQRYGKIVNIASKAGLVALPKHAAYTASKAGLIGVTKILALEWAKYNINVNAIAPTVILTEMGEKAWAGEVGEAMKRKIPVDRFGYPEEVAAAALFLACDASNLITGETLVIDGGYTIQ from the coding sequence ATGGATTATGTTCCATTTAATGGAAATTTTAGTTTAGAGAGAAAAGTTGCTGTTATTACTGGGGCGGCAAAAGGTATCGGGAAAGCTATTGCTTTAGTATTTGCTCAGAAAGGTGCTGATTTAGTACTAGTAGATTTTGACAAAGAAGTTGATCATATATTAAAAAAGATTGAAAAATTGGAACGTCGAGCTGTTTTTGTTCAGGGTGACATTACAAAATCAGACACACTGCAAAGAATTTTAGATGTTGGTCTTAAGGAGTTTGGAAAGATAGAAATATTAATTAATAATGCTGGTATCTCAAGATTAGATGATGCTGAAAATTTGTCTGAAAAAGATTGGGATGATGTCATAGCTGTTAATTTAACTGCACAATTTAGATTGGCTCAAATTATAGGTCGGCAAATGATTCAACAAAGATATGGAAAGATTGTAAATATTGCATCAAAAGCTGGTTTGGTGGCTTTACCAAAACATGCTGCCTATACGGCAAGTAAAGCAGGATTAATCGGTGTTACAAAAATTTTAGCCCTGGAATGGGCTAAATATAATATAAATGTTAATGCAATTGCTCCAACTGTAATACTCACCGAAATGGGAGAAAAGGCTTGGGCAGGAGAAGTTGGTGAAGCTATGAAAAGAAAAATACCGGTAGACAGATTTGGTTATCCAGAAGAGGTAGCTGCTGCTGCATTATTTTTGGCTTGTGATGCTTCAAATTTAATAACCGGTGAAACCTTAGTTATTGATGGTGGCTACACGATTCAATAA
- the deoR_3 gene encoding Deoxyribonucleoside regulator, whose protein sequence is MMVNEQSEKKLMTKAAQLYYENDLSILDISKLLGMSRQRCSRLLKKAREVGIVQIKIHRSDHSHLRNLEKRLQEVFHLKKVVVTEVFSNSSDYIIKSVAEEGAHLLNQFIQPNLSIGVASGRTLYELVQYIKTLEERDYNIKIFELIGGLSRISANVVATEISRSIAKKLHAKVYFLPAPAFTKDQKTRDAMLKDSIIKAALSEKIDLALVGIGNVTPQTMLIDTETITKKEYRELLEKEAVGVINGTFFDIQGNIVEFEGNKRRIAVPLTELKKVPDIVGVAGGLNKVDAIIGALCGGFVNILVIDNLSSNAILKKIEA, encoded by the coding sequence ATGATGGTTAACGAACAATCAGAAAAAAAATTAATGACAAAAGCAGCACAACTCTATTACGAGAATGATCTTTCCATCCTCGATATTTCTAAATTGCTGGGGATGTCCAGGCAAAGATGTTCCCGACTATTAAAGAAAGCCCGAGAGGTTGGAATTGTGCAGATCAAGATACATCGTTCTGACCATAGTCATCTTCGAAACCTGGAAAAAAGGCTACAAGAAGTTTTCCATCTTAAAAAGGTTGTTGTGACAGAAGTATTTAGTAATAGTTCTGACTATATCATAAAAAGTGTTGCCGAAGAGGGTGCGCATCTTTTAAATCAGTTTATTCAACCAAACCTAAGTATTGGCGTTGCTTCGGGAAGAACTCTCTATGAACTTGTTCAATACATAAAAACCTTAGAAGAAAGAGATTATAATATTAAAATATTTGAATTAATAGGCGGTTTAAGTCGAATTTCAGCGAATGTTGTCGCCACAGAAATATCTCGAAGCATTGCAAAAAAACTTCATGCCAAAGTATATTTTCTACCAGCTCCAGCATTCACTAAAGATCAAAAAACACGTGATGCGATGTTAAAGGATTCTATTATTAAAGCAGCCCTTTCGGAGAAAATAGATTTGGCTTTAGTTGGGATTGGAAATGTTACACCCCAAACCATGTTAATTGATACCGAAACCATAACTAAAAAAGAATATAGAGAACTATTAGAGAAAGAGGCAGTTGGTGTTATCAATGGCACTTTTTTTGATATACAAGGCAATATAGTTGAATTTGAGGGAAATAAGAGAAGAATTGCTGTCCCTTTAACTGAACTTAAAAAAGTGCCTGATATTGTGGGTGTTGCCGGAGGGTTAAATAAGGTTGATGCAATTATCGGAGCTCTGTGTGGCGGTTTTGTAAACATTTTAGTTATCGACAACCTCTCTTCAAATGCCATTCTAAAAAAGATAGAGGCTTGA
- the ycdF gene encoding Glucose 1-dehydrogenase 2 — protein sequence MGEKPYSLNFSLEGKTALITGAAKGIGKAIAQVFSEYKANIILVDLNQEVINVAKSLPGRTNQNLPIIADITKNTDLKRIHQESFKVFPRIDILVNNAGVGMLDDAENLSEEIWDKTMAVNLKAPFMLSQIIGREMIKQKKGKIINIASQAGLIALDKHVAYCSSKAGIIGMTKVLALEWAEYGINVNAIAPTVILTELGIKAWSGEVGEAMKKKIPLRRFGYPEEVAAAALYLASEASNLVTGETLVIDGGYCIQ from the coding sequence TTGGGAGAAAAACCATATTCTCTGAATTTTAGTTTGGAAGGGAAAACCGCTCTAATCACTGGAGCTGCAAAAGGAATTGGTAAAGCCATTGCCCAGGTATTTTCAGAATACAAGGCAAACATTATATTGGTTGATTTAAATCAGGAAGTGATCAATGTAGCCAAATCCCTTCCCGGACGGACCAATCAAAATCTTCCTATTATTGCTGATATTACTAAAAATACTGACCTTAAGAGAATTCATCAAGAGAGCTTTAAAGTTTTTCCTCGAATTGATATTTTAGTAAACAACGCCGGAGTAGGAATGTTGGATGATGCTGAAAATCTTTCCGAGGAAATCTGGGATAAAACGATGGCAGTAAATTTGAAAGCTCCTTTTATGCTCTCTCAAATCATTGGTCGAGAGATGATCAAACAGAAAAAAGGAAAAATTATCAACATTGCTTCTCAGGCGGGATTGATCGCCCTTGATAAGCATGTAGCTTATTGTTCCAGTAAAGCCGGGATTATTGGTATGACGAAAGTATTAGCTTTGGAATGGGCTGAATATGGTATTAATGTCAACGCTATTGCTCCAACTGTTATTCTCACTGAATTGGGCATAAAAGCCTGGTCAGGGGAAGTGGGAGAAGCTATGAAAAAGAAAATTCCCCTTCGTCGTTTTGGTTATCCAGAAGAAGTTGCAGCTGCGGCTCTTTACCTGGCTAGTGAGGCTTCCAATTTGGTAACTGGTGAAACCCTGGTTATTGATGGTGGATATTGCATTCAATAA
- a CDS encoding putative ABC transporter-binding protein precursor: MKLKSLILLGVMILVLGMTSIAFGWSLEEAAKPYAGVTLRFITETTPPSYWVEEVVPEFEKATGIKVIVERQAHPHLEEKALMDFASKTGIYDVFNFDYSWTGKYVKAGYIEPFEQYMDNPALVNPDNALDDFYPRMWEGTMWDGKAYGYPFDSVIQYLFWNKAVYDKYGVAGPPKKPDEWMDTMQKLNHPPELYGTGMMAKRHLSVVCEWLCILWAFQGEFYDDNYNVKFNDENGVKATEFYKKMAEFAPPGVTTWTWDDVSTALQQGTVAQSVQWDENYGSMENPEESRVVGQMRYAPVPSYGDPVSHYGGSSLGIPTSSKNKEAAFLFIQWATSQDIQLRGVGHGSSPTRMSVYGVQELRDKFPSFAATDEAAASTGWRPRIPEWDDMVETLALEINSVIAGAKDVKSALDTSAAKVEELLKTGGYK, translated from the coding sequence TTGAAACTGAAATCTCTTATTTTATTGGGAGTAATGATATTAGTTCTGGGAATGACGTCTATTGCCTTTGGATGGAGTTTAGAAGAAGCAGCCAAACCCTATGCCGGGGTTACCTTACGGTTTATAACCGAAACCACTCCCCCTAGCTATTGGGTCGAAGAAGTTGTACCTGAATTTGAGAAGGCAACCGGTATTAAAGTTATTGTTGAGCGTCAGGCCCATCCACACCTTGAAGAAAAAGCATTAATGGATTTTGCATCAAAAACCGGAATATATGATGTCTTCAACTTTGACTATTCCTGGACAGGAAAATATGTTAAGGCTGGGTATATTGAACCCTTCGAGCAGTATATGGACAACCCTGCTTTAGTCAATCCGGATAATGCCCTCGATGATTTCTATCCAAGGATGTGGGAAGGGACTATGTGGGATGGCAAAGCATATGGTTATCCTTTCGATAGTGTCATCCAGTATTTATTTTGGAATAAAGCCGTTTACGATAAATACGGTGTAGCTGGACCTCCAAAGAAGCCGGATGAATGGATGGATACCATGCAAAAGCTCAATCATCCTCCCGAACTCTATGGGACTGGTATGATGGCTAAACGTCACCTCTCAGTGGTTTGTGAATGGCTCTGTATTTTATGGGCATTTCAAGGTGAATTCTATGATGATAACTACAATGTAAAATTTAATGATGAGAATGGTGTGAAAGCTACTGAATTTTATAAAAAGATGGCAGAATTCGCTCCTCCTGGAGTAACCACTTGGACTTGGGACGATGTCAGTACCGCTCTTCAACAGGGTACAGTGGCACAATCGGTTCAGTGGGATGAAAACTATGGAAGTATGGAAAATCCAGAAGAATCGAGAGTGGTTGGACAGATGAGATATGCCCCGGTACCATCCTATGGGGACCCAGTCTCTCATTATGGTGGTTCCAGCTTAGGTATTCCGACTTCTTCCAAGAACAAAGAAGCGGCATTCCTCTTCATTCAATGGGCGACTAGTCAAGATATCCAACTCCGTGGAGTAGGTCACGGGTCTTCACCAACCAGGATGTCAGTTTATGGAGTTCAGGAACTACGTGATAAATTCCCAAGTTTTGCCGCAACAGACGAAGCTGCTGCCAGTACTGGATGGCGACCAAGAATACCGGAATGGGATGACATGGTTGAAACTCTTGCTTTGGAAATTAACTCAGTTATTGCTGGAGCGAAAGACGTGAAGTCAGCTTTAGATACTTCTGCGGCAAAAGTTGAAGAACTCTTGAAAACAGGTGGTTATAAATAA